The Panicum virgatum strain AP13 chromosome 5K, P.virgatum_v5, whole genome shotgun sequence genome has a window encoding:
- the LOC120705768 gene encoding 17.5 kDa class II heat shock protein-like has protein sequence MDARMFGLETPLMAALQHLLDVPDGEAGDKASAAGSGPTRTYVRDARAMAATPADVKELPGAYSFVVDMPGLGTGDIKVQVEDERVLVISGERRREEREEAKYLRMERRMGKFMRKFVLPDNADMDKISAMCKDGVLTVTVEKLPPPKPKKPKTIEVKVASEDHEVKVASEDHAVVASAEVKSEQCQ, from the coding sequence ATGGACGCGAGGATGTTCGGGCTGGAGACACCCCTGATGGCGGCGCTGCAGCACCTTCTTGACGTCCCggacggcgaggccggcgacaaggcgagcgcggcggggagCGGCCCCACGCGCACCTACGTCCGCGACGCGCGCGCCATGGCGGCGACCCCCGCCGACGTCAAGGAGCTCCCGGGGGCCTACTCGTTCGTGGTGGACATGCCGGGGCTGGGCACCGGCGACATCAAGGTGCAGGTGGAGGACGAGCGGGTGCTGGTGatcagcggcgagcggcgccgggAGGAGCGCGAGGAAGCCAAGTACCTGCGCATGGAGCGCCGGATGGGCAAGTTCATGCGCAAGTTCGTGCTGCCGGACAACGCCGACATGGACAAGATCTCTGCCATGTGCAAGGATGGCGTCCTCACGGTGACCGTGGagaagctgccgccgccgaagcccaagaagcccaaGACCATTGAGGTCAAGGTCGCCTCTGAGGATCATGAGGTCAAGGTCGCCTCTGAGGATCATGCAGTTGTGGCGAGTGCTGAGGTCAAGTCAGAGCAGTGCCAGTGA
- the LOC120705769 gene encoding polynucleotide 5'-hydroxyl-kinase NOL9-like, with product MAAGARATPTRTPPRPSSPAPRTEAVVPPDWASAVTLVSSHSTPPVVVVCGPKNSGKSTFSRILLNALLPRHEKVAYLDTDVGQPEFGLPGCLSFHIVDEDLEDLLNPTLREAERYFFFGDVSSKRDPEAYLNCLFHLYDYFVGKYRCDENEMLPLLVNTPGWVKGAGFDMLVEMLRYICPTIVVQIRITAQSKNLPDGMFWLDDEQTGPEMININAAFHDALNRSLLIQKDSCGMRERRLMEYLKQCFPSNISLSTNKKLAYALASLPPYQVPFSDVTIVHLHCEVPAGERWRSLNGTIVGLAISTASKASKSIPYCVGLGIVRGIDVQKGLLYVITPVPLERLQSVDLLQQGLIEIPTTLLQAHGCVSPYMSANVLHKISERDLYAGDG from the exons atggccgccggcgcccgcgcgacgccgacgcggacaccgccgcggccctcctcgccggcgccccgcACCGAGGCGGTGGTCCCGCCGGACTGGGCCTCCGCCGTGACCCTCGTCTCCTCCCACTCCACGCCCCCTGTCGTCGTCGTGTGCGGGCCCAAGAACAGCGGCAAGTCCACCTTCTCCCGCATCCTCCTCAACGCGCTGCTCCCCAG GCACGAGAAGGTTGCTTATCTGGACACCGACGTGGGGCAGCCGGAGTTCGGGCTGCCTGGGTGCCTCTCATTCCACATCGTTGACGAAGATCTCGAAG ATTTGCTGAACCCAACTCTACGGGAAGCTGAAAG GTACTTCTTCTTTGGAGACGTTTCTTCGAAAAGAGATCCAGAAGCATATCTGAATTGCCTATTCCATTTGTACGATTACTTCGTTGGAAAATATCGGTGTGATGAGAATGAAATGCTGCCTCTACTTGTCAACACTCCTGGCTGGGTAAAAG GTGCTGGTTTTGATATGCTCGTAGAGATGCTAAGATATATCTGCCCCACAATTGTTGTTCAGATACGCATCACAGCGCAGAGCAAGAATCTCCCTGATGGAATGTTTTGGCTCGATGATGAGCAAACAGGACCTGAGATGATTAACATCAATGCTGCATTTCACGATGCCTTGAATAGATC GTTGTTAATTCAGAAAGATTCATGTGGGATGCGTGAACGGCGTCTCATGGAGTACTTGAAGCAATGTTTCCCAAGCAACATATCTCTATCAACTAATAAGAAACTTGCTTATGCCCTAGCTTCACTTCCACCTTATCAAGTGCCATTTTCAGATGTTACAATTGTGCATCTTCATTGCGAG GTACCTGCTGGTGAGAGATGGCGTAGTCTGAATGGGACAATAGTTGGTTTGGCAATTTCTACTGCATCCAAGGCCAGTAAATCAATCCCTTACTGTGTTGGGCTAG GCATCGTAAGAGGCATTGATGTTCAAAAAGGCCTGTTGTATGTAATAACTCCTGTCCCTCTCGAACGCCTGCAAAGTGTAGATCTGTTGCAGCAGGGGCTCATTGAGATACCAACTACACTTTTGCag GCCCATGGATGTGTGTCGCCATACATGTCGGCAAATGTACTGCACAAGATATCAGAGAGGGATTTATATGCTGGTGATGGTTAG
- the LOC120710434 gene encoding uncharacterized protein LOC120710434: MEPVFAVVQESSVPLPPQQQPHRLGETMPVQGGGWRRPARCALAVLLFLAVTGNFAFAAYRARHNSRDLAFVLVTYFLLALLVCCVARLEQLRRRDLAARVAERRWLRIGVWGVSVALANTFVSRVADAMPRLALKLVVWGVTVVVLGLGFYFLFFSKDADRCCDGELGRGQVDADCRPATTALHGQSPEEKV; the protein is encoded by the coding sequence ATGGAGCCCGTGTTCGCCGTCGTGCAAGAATCGTCAGTGCCACTgccgccacagcagcagccgcaTCGGTTGGGCGAGACGATGCCGGTCCAGGGCGGAGGCTGGCGCCGCCCGGCGCGCTGCGCGCTCGCCGTGCTCCTCTTCCTCGCCGTGACCGGCAACTTCGCGTTCGCCGCGTACCGCGCGCGCCACAACTCCCGTGACCTCGCGTTCGTGCTCGTCACATACTTCCTCCTCGCCCTGCTCGTGTGCTGCGTCGCGAGGCTcgagcagctgcggcggcgggaccTCGCCGCCAGGGTGGCCGAGCGGCGGTGGCTCAGGATCGGGGTGTGGGGCGTCTCTGTGGCGCTGGCCAACACGTTCGTGTCGCGCGTCGCCGACGCCATGCCGAGGCTGGCGCTGAAGCTGGTGGTGTGGGGGGTCACCGTGGTGGTCCTCGGACTCGGGTTCTACTTCCTTTTCTTCAGCAAAGACGCTGATCGCTGCTGTGACGGGGAGCTCGGCCGTGGCCAAGTTGATGCCGACTGCaggccggcgacgacggcttTGCACGGGCAATCCCCGGAGGAGAAGGTCTAA
- the LOC120705771 gene encoding post-GPI attachment to proteins factor 3-like codes for MGGSGWIVRLAFLLALGLVLGSAEASLGDADPRYRTCVKECQTTGIIGENIISHCQKKGNDTSVGGSWYDQEQIYMQWKQLNCRADCRYFCMMQREGEHQSLGMTPVKYHGKWPFLRISVFQEPLSAALSATNLLMHFTGWISFYLLVKYKLPLRPQTKRTYYEYTSLWHIYAILSMNAWFWSSIFHTRDIDLTEKLDYSSAVALLGYSLILSLLRAFNVKDEATRVMFAAPILAFVTTHILYLNFYELDYGWNMKVCVVMAVVQLLTWAVWAGVTRHPSRLKIWTVVFGGALAMLLELYDFPPYMGYADAHSMWHASTIPLTYLWWSFIKDDAEFRTSTLIKKAK; via the exons AACTTGCGTGAAGGAGTGTCAAACTACAGGGATTATTGGGGAGAATATCATCAGCCACTGTCAGAAGAAAGGGAATGACACATCTGTTGGAGGTTCTTGGTACGACCAGGAGCAAATTTACATGCAGTGGAAACAACTAAACTGTAGGGCAGACTGTCGTTACTTCTGCATGATGCAGAGAGAAGGCGAACACCAATCACTTGGAATGACTCCTGTTAAATATCATGGAAAATGGCCATTCTTACGTATTTCTGTCTTCCAG GAACCCCTTTCAGCTGCACTATCTGCCACCAACCTCTTGATGCACTTCACTGGCTGGATTTCATTTTACCTTCTAGTGAAGTACAAATTGCCTCTTAGACCCCAAACCAAGAGAACTTATTATGAATACACTAGCTTATGGCATATCTATGCAATCTTATCAATGAATGCATGGTTCTGGAGCTCTATCTTCCATACTAG AGATATCGACTTGACTGAAAAATTGGACTACTCTTCAGCTGTTGCTCTTCTTGGGTACTCCTTAATTCTTTCATTGCTAAGGGCTTTCAATGTCAAGGATGAGGCTACCAGGGTGATGTTTGCAGCCCCTATTTTGGCGTTTGTTACAACACACATCTTGTATCTTAACTTCTATGAGCTTGACTATG GATGGAACATGAAAGTTTGTGTGGTGATGGCTGTGGTTCAACTTCTAACATGGGCAGTTTGGGCTGGTGTAACCAGACATCCATCACGACTCAAAATTTGGACAGTTGTTTTTGGTGGGGCGCTGGCTATGCTTCTTGAACTCTACGACTTTCCTCCGTACATGGGCTATGCCGATGCCCACTCAATGTGGCATGCAAGTACAATTCCACTCACATATCTCTGGTGGAGCTTCATTAAGGATGACGCCGAATTTCGTACCTCAACTCTTATCAAGAAGGCGAAGTAA
- the LOC120705770 gene encoding uncharacterized protein LOC120705770: MAIDDGSKQAAAGASSPEQAKSRRSLRRLPHVACLVLAAAHLARAARERAPRDLAFVAAAHAALALLLLCVGRHEAAPTAEARGRLRVCVWALSTALTGLFACRVAPALPPPLGVLVYGLDLLVTAGGFVMLFLCDAGDDGAASFGTREKSQDEGL, from the coding sequence ATGGCCATTGACGATGGCAGCAAGCAGGCAGCAGCCGGGGCGTCGTCGCCGGAGCAGGCGAAGAGTCGCCGCTCGCTGCGCCGGCTCCCGCACGTCGCCTGCCTGGTCCTCGCGGCCGCCCAcctcgcgcgcgcggcgcgcgagcGCGCGCCGCGGGACCTGGCCTTCGTcgcggccgcgcacgccgccctcgCGCTGCTCCTCCTCTGCGTCGGCAGGCACGAGGCGGCGCCCACCGCCGAGGCGAGGGGCCGGCTCAGGGTCTGCGTCTGGGCGCTGTCCACGGCGCTGACGGGCTTGTTCGCCTGCCGCGTGGCGCcggcgttgccgccgccgctgggcgtGCTCGTCTACGGCCTGGACCTGCTCGTCACCGCCGGTGGGTTCGTCATGCTGTTCCTCTGCGACGCCGGGGACGACGGTGCTGCCAGTTTCGGGACGCGCGAGAAATCTCAGGACGAAGGTCTCTGA